The Pseudopipra pipra isolate bDixPip1 chromosome 8, bDixPip1.hap1, whole genome shotgun sequence sequence ATAGTTTACTGCTTCAGGTAGAGATGAAAATGTTTAGAGAGAGAGACTAATTTGTCATTCTTTCTGTAGTTTTCTGAATTTGTGACAGACATAGATGGTCTAGAATAAATACTCATTAAGAACCTAGATATCTTCCAAAGATTTCAACAGAATGTAGGTGTATAAATCAAAACCTGTGATCCAAAAATGGGCTTCTCATAAGCTGCTGAGCCTGAGAAGGGGACAGGATTCTGGTAAATAAGATGCAATCTCATCTTAAGGAAGTGCTCAGTGGAAATGGGTGGCAGTAATATGTCGTGGATGCCTTTTTGGCCTGCCCAGTATATGGAATTTAGATACCTATTGTGGGCATCTGGACCACACTTGGACAAACAGGAAATTAGAAGTCAGGTATACATATATAAGTATGTAACTTCCAGAACACAGACATCTTTCCTAGCTCTAGCCTCCAGACTAAGTCTTGCCTGAGAGGCAGAAGAgtacaaaaccaaataaattacAAATCATGGCTTCTAATCTGTCATTTTTGCCAGGCTTCTGGGAAGTGTTACATAAAAATAGTACTCAATTTCATAGTAAATTGTTAAGTAGACATTTTTAGGGTATATTTGTTAACAAATTCGAGGTCTTATATCTGTAGtcaatcatcatcatcatcgtaGATGTTGTTATGTGAATACATGAATGTTTTGAACTGCTTCCAGCAACACTAAGCATTGTGCTACGTGTGCACTGGCATCATGAAGTGAGAATGAGTCTGCCCTTGGGAATGACTCAGGGACTGAGATATTCTCCAGCAGATTTCTGGTTGCTTCCTGGAGAGCTGTGTGAGAGGGAAGATTCAATTATATCCTGCTATGGGCCTCAGGCCTTTTTCAGTTCAACATAAATGAAATGCATCTTAGCATCTCTGTTGCCaagctggaaaagaaacaggagCTTGGCAGCATGTCTGTCTTGTAATCCAGTATTCCAAGCACTTTTTTTGCCTTCTAGCTCCTTATGTgccattttgttttctaaatttaCTTGTAATCTAGTTTTTGCAAGGACAAGACAAACACCATTCCTGTCCTAGTCTCTGACCAAGAACTGTGGCATCCCTTGGCTGGCAGTTTGCAGTTCTTTCAAAGAGCTCACACTCCCCACTGAGGTGCTGTATGCCCTTTGCCTACAGCAAATATGGGGTTCAAAAAGCATAATATGAGAAGCTTCATTACCCAATAAAGAAATCAAGAATCTTTTGGGGGCAGTTGCTAAAACCTAGGCATTTCAGtgcctagtttgaagatttctAGATCCTTCTCACTCTGTTTTTGGAAGAGAAGGATGTACTAAATCAGGTAGTTTAAAAGGAATTTAGGTACTAATATTATGCTTGCTAGAATATAGATGAAAACTTTGTGATGTTGGGTATTTTGGCCTATATTTCAAGAGATAAACATCCACTTAGAAAGAAAGTGGGTTTAATTTACAGGTTTTGTTTGCAGCATTTGAAACTGTGAAGGACTAAGTATAATCTAATGAGATCTGTGTATTAGATACACCTGTAGAAAGCCAGCAGATCCAAAAACTGGATGGATGTTTCTAGTCCTGGCTCTCTCTGCTTTCTTACAAATCTCCTGTGGCTGGAGTTTAGGCTCAAGGAAAGCAAAATCTAGTTTTTAGTTATTTCAAATGCTTGACTCTTTCAGCATTTAGGAGAATTACTTTAGCTTGAACAGCATAAGTGGAGATGTGTATTTAATATTATATGTATATGAAGACAGACTTTTTGTTGAGCCTCAGGTAATGTGCTATTCAAGCATGTTTTTAGTTGAAATGTGTAGGCTGATATGTACCGGTTGAAGTGCTTCATTTTATACAAACGTATCATTTATTGAACAAATGACATCTGTTCCCTTTAGGTGTATTTGTATTCAGTGACAATATGTTGATGCCTAGTGAGTTATTGTTTACTTCTCTTTGTTCTACAacaaaatttaaaggaaaaacatacCTGTAAGATTTTGGAGTAACTGACAACAATGACTAATCCTGgtattagaaagaaaacaatggcAAAGGTCGTATCCCAGACTATTTCTCCTGCAGTGGTGGGCCAAGCCAGGGTGCAAATCTGAATCTCCTATTTACaaagaatgaagaagaaaagcaacattGTACCATCATTTTTACTACAGCATTGTTCTTATCTCCCTCTATGCCCATGGAAAAAGGGGCTGCAGACTAAACTGAATATGGGAAAACCTTCTACTTAGACAAATTGTGAACTAATGTATTACTTCATTGTTTTAAAAGCCCGTAGAAATACAAGAGATGTGTCTGCAACTGGAATGCTGCCATAAATTTCATATCAAATGCTGATAGCAACTTTAAATTGAATCTTACAGACCTTAAACTTAATCATGTATTTGAGTGTCAAGTTGGGTGCACTTTTGTATGCATTTCAAAATACTAGGCAGAAAAATCTGTGCATGGGCATTTGGTACAGAGGAGGCCACAGGTGCTGGGCAGCTCTCCCAGGCTGCTGATCCCTCGGTAAGGGGAAGCATGCTGGAAAGGGGATCTCTGACCCGCACTAGGGAACATAAAAGAATCCCAGCCGATGAGTGTTCCCCATCCAACGGGACGGTCCGCCGGGAGAGCGGGGTGGGGTGGCGGCCGAGGGGACCTCCGGGCGCTCCTCTGGGCGCGGCCGCTGCCCGCCCCAGGAGCGATGTCCCTCGGTGCGATGATGTCCCTCGGTGCGATCTCCCCCGGCGACCTCGCCCCCCCGGTGGCAGAGGCGGACGAGCCTTCCCCGCCGCCCGTCCCCGCACCCGCCTCCCCGCGccgtccccgccgcccccggcccggctccCGCGGGCCCGCCCGGCGCTCGCCCTCACCTGGCCTGAGGCGGCGGGCAGCCGCACCACGGTGAAGAAGCAACAGAGCGGGAGGGTGGCGAGGGCGGCGAAGCCCCATATGAGGAGCAAGGCGGCCGCCAGCACCTTGCGGCGGCGGAACGCGGCGTGGCGCAGCCGGGCGATGCTGACGACGCGCTCCAGGCTGACGGCCGAGAGGGAGAGGATGATGACGGCGCCGCTCAGGCTCACCACATAGAAGAGCATGTGGCAGACGGCGTCGCCCAGCTCCCAGGACTCGGTCCAGCGCACGATGACGATGAAGGGGATGGGGGTGATGAAGAGCAGGTCGGCGCAGAAGAGGTTGAGGACGAGGCAGTTGGCGGCGCACAGCCTGCGATGCCGCCGCACCAGCAGACAGATGCCCCAGATGTTGCCCGCCAAGGACAGCAGGAAGATGGAGGCCAGGGCAGATGATTCGCCGACACGCAGGGCCGTCACGTTGTGGCCCCTGAAGTCcgagaagaaggggaaaaatgtcctgttccctcctgctgccctcctggACCCCAGCATGAGGGAGGCCAGTGGGCATGAGAGACCCACCATGGACAGTAGCACTAGCCCTAGGGGAAGGGCTGTGCTCCCAACCACCACGGTGGCACCTGGGGTGCCCTTCCAGCACAGAGCAAGGGGCTGACTGCcatccccctccctcctcttcctcctgcccctgccaccgaaggctctgctgtgccagccGGGCGGTTTATGGCCCTCGCGCCGGAGTGGAACAAGGAAGTGGGAAAGTAAACACAGTGGAGCTCACACAAAGGCGAGGCTGCTGTGCATGAGGCGGTAGTGAGGGGATGCCCGACACCTCCCTGGGGAGGGTTTGGGTCAGCATGTTGGCACCTCCATGCCAAGGGGCACAGGCCCAGCCACCTCCTCCAGGGCCAGCCCTGATCTGCTCAGCTCTCTGGAAGGGCCCCTGGGGTGCCAGTGACCTGGGGAGGTCACCCAGTCAGCTCCCATCCACTGTGGATGTGCATGGCTTAAAACAGGGATGGCTGCCATACCACTCCAAGAGTTCTCCTCAGGAGTCTGGAATAACCTGCACCAGTCTagggcaaaaaaagaaaagaggaatttaCCCATTGACTTTATCTTGACAGCGCCATTTGGAAACAGCAGACCTGTACACTGCTTGTGCTAACTATGGAGAAGTGTCGCTGTTGTGATTTTGGGGATCTGTTTACAAAGTTGATCCAGAATCTTACCCATCTGTGTCACGCGTTCTTGCTGGAGAAGCTTGTTAAAGTAAGACAAGCCTAGAAAATATCATATTTTCTCTGAACTTCAGTTCCTGGAAGCAGTTGCTCAGATTGTAAATGAAAGTAGGCCTTTCCACTTACGCTCTTCGTTTCAGATTATTTGGAAATAGACTGGGAGCGAAGCACATAAATTGCCACAGACAAGCAGATAATGTCtcataaaaaaagataaaaggttTTCATAAAGTATGTAAACAGTTGTATAACTTCAGACAGCTCTGGATGCATTCGTTTGGCTCAGTGCCAGTGTGGGTGCTCAAGGGCACAGTTACAGGCTGGGTGTGTGGACCTGCACCTTTTGATTAGGTGAGAATTATTCCAAACTGATGTGCCAATGGGACCTGGTGACCGGGCCGTGCTTCTGCAGGACCCTGGGTGTGACCCTGCCATCAACCTCTTACGCAACAGCATTAGTGGGGATTCCAGATTAGTGGGGATTCCAGAAACTGAGTCCTTCTAAGGGACGATCTCCTAATGAGGGATGACAAGAGTGACATCTTTCCTGGACCACTTCCCATATCTTTGCCAGTGGAGAATTTGCATTGCTTTTAGTTAGGATGTTTCTCTTGAGCTCATCAAACAGGGAGTTTGCAGGGCAGCCTAAACAGGTGGATGAAATGCTCCTATTAACTCCTGCTGGTTGATGACTGTATGAAATGTGGGCTTAGTTGCTGTTAAGTGGGATGGACTATTAACTCAAGTGAAGACAATATGAGAAGTTGCAAAGCTTGAGTTTTTCATCCAGCAACACAAGTGACTGGCTAGTGTCTTGATACACATGCTTTATTCTACATCACTTGATGGGAGAAGAAAATCTGCACCCCTATTACAAAAGTTTTGGCAAATTTAATATGCTTACTGATAAATTGTATTTATAATCAATGCTTGACATATCTAGCCACAATCTATGTTGGCTCTGCTATGGACTGATTCTTTAAAATTACTAGTGAATCTTGAAATGCAGCAAATACCTTCCAGTTGCCAACAACTTCACTGGTTTGGAACTTTTTACAATCTAACAAACTTAGCCCAAAGTTCTGGACAGCTGGCAATAGGGGTGGTGTGGTCAGTTCTGAATAGCAGTGTGGATTGGCAAAAGAGCTATTGTTAAAAGTCTGATTGTAACTGTGTGCAAACTTGGAAGGCATTAACAGGACAGCTGGAAATGGTATCACAGataaatataaattttgttATGAATAAAATCTTTAGCCTCTTTGGCATTAGTGGAAAATGAAATTAGAAACAGAGCCTGTCAATTCAGAGTAAAAGCAAACACATTGGAAACAGAAtaagggaaggaaaatataAAGTGAAACATCCAAAGCAGCATTATTGAAGAAATTAAGATACTTTCAGCCAGGGAGAAAAGGAATGCCATAGAGAAGCAGAAGGTTTGAAAATGAGATGATGTGTGAAAGTATTTAGATAGACCCTTGATCTTCTTTAGAAAGGATCACCTTTAGCTTTAGTCCTTAGGTGTGAGGGAGAACCTTACTTACTTGACATAAGCCTGTTGTTTGCTCAGGGGAACCAAagcaaaatgctgcttttagtATGCTGTTAGTGAGTGAGCTTCACACTAACTTGTGTACAAAATACTGTGCCTGGGGACTGCAGAGGTGTGAAGAAACATGCACATTTCCATGGAGTTCAATCAAATGAATGAGAGCTCATTGCAGGAACAAAAGTAATCTGATTAGTCATGGGTCTAATATATCCATTATCTTAAAAAgtagttttcttttcccttccatgAAGTACGAAAGCTGTATTTGCTGTTGGGTATGTACAATCATAGCAACAACCACAATGTGAAATCTGAGGAAGGGAGGAATCATAATCTTGACAGAGCTACTCTGGCATTACTGTAATAGGTGGGTGCTGTGTGTGGCACTTGCACCACAGGCGCCTATGACAAGGAAGTGATTAACAGAATGCTTGGAAACCTGTTACGATTGTTTAACCTATATAACTTTTTCAACCTATGTTCTCTTTTATGCTCAGAAGTGGTGAAACATGGAGTCAACTCAGATATCATTGTTCCTAGGTTGAAGGAAGGTCGTGGGGACCCCTCTGGAGCTGGTTTTCCTAGTGGGGAAAAAATCTTGTCTCCTTTTTTGTGGTTATTCTTTTTCATCCTTAATGAGAGCCCAAGCCTTGGCCTCCTATGGCAGATAAGGGCTGTGCTACCTGATACCATAAGTCAAGCTCTGCTTTTCAGATTGTTCCCCTGGCAACCATGAGCTGTCATGACAGCTTATTTATTTCTTGAGCATAAGAAATATTCCCAGAGAGAGGGACCACTTGGGCTAGGTGATTCTGGGAGATGGGAATTCTTGTTCCACTTGGACATGATCTAGTAAAGGGTTTTACCTTAGTTTTGCACCCTTTTGCGTGTAGAATGGTGTTTAAGTCTTTGGGCCTATTGTCGTGCACCTCTTTCACAATGAGTAAATAGCACTGACCTCTGTAACAGATGTATTGCACATTTAGTATTTGCTAAGTGATTTAAATTCATTACATGAGAAATGTTGACTCTGTCTTCACAAGAGGTTCCAAGCTTGTAGATGACTCAAACTGTGTCTGTACAATAAGGTTTTTACCATAAATTGCATCCAAGgttagctttttattttcacttttccttttacATACCATACTGCAGCTGTTCTGCTTCTAAACACTACAAATTCTGTGCTTATAAGAAGTCATGTTACTGTCATATTATGTTCCAAATACAAGtctgttttgatttattttcttttttaggaaGTTTTCTAACTGCTCACCCACTGTATACTTTCATATCAGTGAGCTGAAGCATTTACACCAATGTGCAAGGGACAATTTTAAACTTGGACTGCAAATATAAATGcatctgtttattttcatataGAAGCAAGCTCTCACACTCCACTGTCCACTGAAAAAGCTAGGTGCTTCATATGTGTCATCCTGTCAAAAACTAATCCCTGTTTCTTCTGGGGCATGAGCAAGTAACTATTTCTTCTGAGAAGTCTCATTTTGCTGTGGTCAGTATCCATCAGAAGCTGGCATGCTTCCTGGGATATGTGCCAGTGGTGCTGTAGTTTCAAGCTGTAGCAGCAGCATTATTGACCAAAGCCTCAGTCAAATGCAGAGCTGCTGATACTACTCTCAGTAGATGTGCTTTCTAATAAAAGCTGTGTCAGCTTTTTGTTGTCAAGACCACCAGAAGTTTTGCCAACATCAGAACTTTTGCCAACATCAATATTGAACACTTTCCTTGTGGCTTTCAGTAATGAAGGGATTTCTCTCTGAACCAAGTGCAAATGTAAGTACATAATCCATGTAAAAGAGAATTCTGTTTTGCTGCATGCTAACCAAGCTTCACCAGGGTGACTCAGCTCCAGCTAAACTGGAGTTCTAACTAAATGAGGttgttttttaacagttttaaaaactttatttcACTCACACATCTAGCCCATGGATTTAGGGTGTTTATCAGTGAATACAGGGTATCAGAATAATTTGTTTGGACATTGCAGGATATGGTAGAATGCTCTCACCAGGAACTGAGATCCTGAGTAAGATTTACGTGGAGAATTATAGTCTGATGTTTAAGGGCCACTGAACCTTTGCTTAACTTTCAGGTGTGCGTAAAGTTAAATTCCTGCTAATGACCTTTGATGCAGAGACATCAAAGCAAATATTGTTGTGTACATCTGAAAGATTTACAAACCAAACTTGTCACCAGCCTCTCATGCTCATGAGATGTACTCAGACATTTCCTGAACACATTGGTCTGCTGGGTTGTACACTGTGCAGAGATCACAGATATCCTTATTTTCCCTCATATTCAAGAACCCAGTGATTAGAGAATGCTCTTATTTGTGAGATTTAAGGAGAATtggcttgcttttctttcccttatgTCTCATCTTAAAGAGTAACTTGTTGGGAGAAACAGGGATTCTTCAGGTCAGAATTGGAATAGAAACTTTACTTTTAAAAGccacatttttctgaaataaggTCAACAGAGTGCCTGTCTGCTGCAAAGAAAATCTGTCCATATTGGAAGGCAAGGCACGTGCTTAACTAGCATTAACCTAGGGCTGGAGAAGTAGAAAAATCACTCTCGCAACAGCAATGAGAGAAAGTTCAAATAATACTTTAAATTCTGCTGTAAACCCTTCTGATTTCTCAAATGTAATGCTAATCACATTACTTTCCACATTGTTTGTGTTTAATATTATCAATGGCCATTTGAAATGACTGATAAGAGATGACTTAAAGCTGCTTAAAAACTGAGGCTTGAAAACATGGATGCCTTAATTAAGCTGTAGAGTTTTCTGTCTAGTTGAATGAAATAATATTGACCATATCACAGTTATTACATTGATAAAACTAGCACTTTCACTGTTGCAGTGTGCACATTCACTGATTTTGAGTTGATGAGGGAAATTAAACCTGGTGGCACTGTCAAGAAGCCAGCTGGATATCACTATGGTAAGGTGTCAGGCTTCATTCTTACAGGATATTCTGAAGCATCTTATCTTGTTCTTTTTGAAACTATTAATTCAATATGAAATACTTAAAATCTTACTTGGTCAGAGAGAGACAGCAAAATGTCCCTGACTACTGGTGTGGATTTCTGTTCCAAGTCTGAAGGGAGACTGGGTGTAAGGGGAGGTCTCACTTCTTGGATACATGTCCTGTTTGaagtctgctttttttttgcaagaggCTCATTTGACATAGACAGCCAATGTTATAAGAGAATTTACATCTGCTACTCCTCCAGAGCATCTCCTTTCTACACACCAAGCCTTTCTTGAGCAGTCATGTTTCTCACTGGctggcttggccagctctcaCTCAGTACACCAGCTTTCTGGAGCACCTTGTGGAGGGGATTCCAAACTCCCCAAATGCCATAGAACCAGACACCATGGTGCTGTTCATTAAAACAACGTGGGGATGAGGCACTTCCCAATACCAGGTAATTAAGTGACATCAAGTGTTTGTGTTATTTATCTCGTTTTCCAGCAGGGTTGTGATGGCTCAGTGCAGTAAAATGGCTTTGTCTGCTCAAACTAGAAGTTTATGCAGACATAGGAATACCAGTAATTTTCCACCTGAGAAACATGAGATTAAACTGTTTTCATGATTCTGGTGTGGTAGCTACTAATTCTGCATGGAGTGAAATAACATTGAGGGGCAATGCAGAACAACaattgtgtttttatttaaatcttaTTGTGTGTTGTTTGCAGGTCTTTGTGTGTAATTTAAAATAGCACTTCAAGGCACTGTGAGAAATCAATGGCTGATATCCCTGACCCAAGGCAGACTCACGTGTCAGGGATAGTTTAGGTAGTTATGTAACTGTCCCCATAAATCTCCAGTGGTGGAGATTTCACAGCCTCCTTAAGCGATGTGTTTCACTGCTCATCTACTCCAACCACCAGAAAGATTTTCCTTGTGTCAGACTTTCTCCTGTTGCAATTTTGAACGTTACTCTTCTCACTGACCATAGgaagacttctttttc is a genomic window containing:
- the FFAR4 gene encoding free fatty acid receptor 4; protein product: MVGLSCPLASLMLGSRRAAGGNRTFFPFFSDFRGHNVTALRVGESSALASIFLLSLAGNIWGICLLVRRHRRLCAANCLVLNLFCADLLFITPIPFIVIVRWTESWELGDAVCHMLFYVVSLSGAVIILSLSAVSLERVVSIARLRHAAFRRRKVLAAALLLIWGFAALATLPLCCFFTVVRLPAASGQEIQICTLAWPTTAGEIVWDTTFAIVFFLIPGLVIVVSYSKILQITKASRRSLNAGLAYSENHQIRVSQQDYKLFRALLLLMISFFIMWSPIVVIIFLILVQNFKKDLNILPSVFFWIALFTLANSAVNPILYNVAHFRRKCQEILLCCTGNPERHRAGTETTARRSNHEQPHLSFITR